The following proteins come from a genomic window of Brevibacillus antibioticus:
- the phoU gene encoding phosphate signaling complex protein PhoU, translating to MTRHAFEEQQDVLHRKLMTMGTLVEEAIHKSIKSLVERDAELAEQVIASDPVINELEQEIQSDCFRLIALQQPVGSDLRRLGTMLKLVTDLERMGDHAVSISKTTRRLMADPYVKPLIDIPMMADHVKAMVRDCLNAYIARNKEAAEEIAARDDIVDKLYSTIFHDLIELMTKNSQAISQGTHLLLVAQYLERIADHVTNICEWIIYMSTGKMTDLNK from the coding sequence ATGACGCGGCATGCTTTTGAAGAACAGCAAGATGTATTGCATCGCAAACTCATGACGATGGGCACATTGGTGGAAGAAGCCATTCATAAATCCATAAAGAGTCTGGTTGAGAGGGATGCGGAATTGGCTGAACAGGTTATCGCAAGCGATCCTGTGATCAATGAGTTGGAGCAAGAAATACAGAGCGATTGCTTCCGTCTCATTGCACTGCAGCAGCCAGTCGGGAGTGATTTGCGACGCTTGGGAACAATGTTGAAACTGGTGACGGATTTGGAGAGAATGGGTGATCATGCCGTTTCCATTTCCAAGACAACCCGACGCTTGATGGCGGACCCGTACGTGAAGCCCCTCATTGACATTCCGATGATGGCTGATCATGTCAAAGCTATGGTGCGTGATTGTTTAAATGCATATATTGCACGCAACAAAGAAGCGGCAGAAGAGATTGCTGCACGCGACGACATTGTTGATAAGCTGTACTCCACGATTTTCCACGATCTGATTGAATTGATGACGAAAAACAGCCAGGCCATTTCGCAAGGAACGCATTTGCTCTTGGTCGCGCAATATTTGGAACGGATTGCCGATCATGTTACGAACATCTGCGAATGGATCATTTATATGTCTACTGGTAAAATGACGGATTTGAATAAATAA
- a CDS encoding PRK06851 family protein: MKKKVRHIYAAGNTARGYKTFYDSVLEGLERVYILTGTVEGITSPLIESIGNQMARKTNEVEWIHSPFVNGQFDGVIFPRYKVAIMDGSYPRIWRPASPGVTEIQVNLQAMVDADQLVDNKDRIAAWYEEIFSKSEEAYQAFGEALRIHDEWEAPYIESLNREEANRVTEEVIGLFFGEQQLEKEAKVRRMYLGAATPEGPVDHIMKLTDQLEKRYFIKGRPGSGKSTMLKKLVKEAQTRGFDVEVYHCGLDPHSLDMVIVPEKSLAIFDSTAPHEYFPSKDTDEVIDMYARAITPGTDEKYEVELLDIKVRYTQKIKEATANLVAAKELRDQLNNTYREAVDQQRLRAVSQALVSRLTKMV, translated from the coding sequence ATGAAGAAAAAAGTCCGCCATATATATGCCGCAGGGAATACTGCGCGAGGATACAAGACGTTTTACGACTCCGTATTGGAAGGCTTGGAGCGTGTTTATATTTTGACAGGGACAGTGGAAGGAATTACGTCACCACTGATCGAGTCGATTGGCAATCAAATGGCACGAAAAACTAACGAGGTGGAGTGGATTCATTCTCCCTTTGTGAACGGACAGTTTGATGGTGTCATTTTTCCTCGCTATAAAGTAGCAATCATGGACGGAAGCTATCCACGCATATGGAGACCGGCTTCCCCTGGCGTAACCGAAATTCAGGTCAATTTGCAGGCGATGGTAGACGCCGATCAGCTCGTGGATAACAAAGACCGGATCGCCGCCTGGTACGAGGAGATTTTCAGCAAAAGTGAAGAGGCTTATCAAGCTTTTGGCGAAGCGCTGCGCATCCATGATGAGTGGGAAGCCCCTTATATTGAAAGCCTGAACAGGGAAGAAGCAAATCGTGTAACGGAAGAAGTCATCGGGCTATTCTTCGGAGAGCAGCAGCTAGAGAAGGAAGCAAAGGTTCGGCGTATGTACTTGGGTGCAGCCACTCCAGAGGGACCAGTGGATCATATCATGAAGCTGACAGACCAATTGGAGAAGCGTTACTTTATCAAGGGCAGACCAGGCTCTGGCAAGTCAACCATGCTGAAAAAGCTGGTGAAGGAGGCCCAAACTCGTGGTTTTGATGTGGAAGTGTACCACTGTGGTTTGGACCCGCACAGCCTGGATATGGTGATTGTACCTGAGAAGAGCCTCGCTATTTTTGACAGCACGGCTCCGCATGAGTATTTTCCTAGCAAAGATACGGATGAGGTCATTGATATGTACGCACGCGCCATTACCCCAGGAACCGATGAAAAATATGAAGTAGAATTATTGGATATTAAGGTAAGATATACCCAAAAAATAAAAGAAGCTACAGCCAATCTAGTTGCAGCCAAGGAGCTGCGTGACCAGTTAAACAACACGTATCGGGAAGCCGTTGACCAGCAGCGTTTAAGGGCGGTCTCGCAAGCTCTCGTAAGCAGACTGACAAAGATGGTCTAA